The Deinococcus koreensis genome window below encodes:
- the rplE gene encoding 50S ribosomal protein L5 yields MQQLKQKYNEQVRAAMMQQFGYSSVMAVPRIEKIVVNEGLGSSKEDSKAIDKAAKELGLITLQKPIITKAKKSISNFKLRQGMPVGIKVTLRGERMYVFLEKLINIGLPRIRDFRGINPNAFDGRGNYNLGIKEQLIFPEITYDMVDKTRGMDITIVTSAKTDEEARALLQAMGLPFRK; encoded by the coding sequence ATGCAACAGCTCAAGCAGAAATACAACGAACAGGTTCGCGCCGCGATGATGCAGCAGTTCGGCTACTCCTCCGTGATGGCCGTGCCCCGCATCGAGAAGATCGTGGTGAACGAGGGCCTGGGCTCTTCCAAGGAGGACTCCAAGGCCATCGACAAGGCGGCCAAGGAACTGGGCCTGATCACGCTGCAAAAGCCCATCATCACCAAGGCGAAGAAGAGCATCTCGAACTTCAAGCTGCGCCAGGGGATGCCCGTGGGTATCAAGGTCACGCTGCGCGGTGAGCGCATGTACGTGTTCCTGGAGAAGCTGATCAACATCGGCCTGCCGCGGATCCGCGACTTCCGTGGGATCAACCCCAACGCCTTCGACGGCCGCGGGAACTACAACCTGGGCATCAAGGAACAGCTGATCTTCCCGGAGATCACCTACGACATGGTGGACAAGACGCGCGGAATGGACATCACCATCGTCACCTCCGCCAAGACCGATGAGGAAGCCCGCGCGCTGCTCCAGGCGATGGGCCTTCCCTTCCGCAAATAA
- a CDS encoding type Z 30S ribosomal protein S14 produces MANTSKVVKAARGHKFAVQNYSRCSRCGRARGFYRFFGMCRICIREMAHKGELPGVKKASW; encoded by the coding sequence ATGGCGAATACCTCGAAAGTTGTGAAGGCTGCGCGCGGACATAAGTTCGCCGTGCAGAACTACAGCCGCTGCTCGCGCTGCGGCCGGGCCCGCGGCTTCTACCGCTTCTTCGGCATGTGCCGCATCTGCATCCGCGAGATGGCCCACAAGGGTGAGCTGCCAGGCGTGAAGAAAGCCAGCTGGTAA